From the Roseibium salinum genome, one window contains:
- a CDS encoding aminotransferase class I/II-fold pyridoxal phosphate-dependent enzyme has protein sequence MAESGPDGFSLDTLLAAAAEDAGGAVVPPIVQTSLFTFDSYQAFEDRMAGRSNDPLYTRVQNPTVAAFEDLVAAAEQGEAAVGFASGMAAISSTVFAFVRPGDRIACVEHVYPDAYRLFERLMRPFGVEVSYHPVEAFEKDPDLLAGVKLAYLESPNSVVFQAMDLGAVAAHAKRHGTLTAVDNSWATPLFQRPLTLGIDIVIHSASKYISGHSDTVAGVVVARAELVNRIRDLSLPLLGGKLAPFEAFLLTRGLRTLGARMRQHQASADFFVDRLSCHPSVTAVLSPGPNMVPGLTGRSGLMSVELDESIDIPRLADALKLFRLGVSWGGFESLILPVQIGLRQAGEMNSMQRFGVSGRLVRLSLGLEDPNDLWADFEAALRESVR, from the coding sequence ATGGCTGAGTCCGGCCCGGACGGGTTTTCGCTCGATACCTTGCTGGCGGCTGCCGCCGAGGATGCCGGCGGGGCCGTCGTGCCGCCGATTGTACAGACATCGCTGTTCACCTTCGACAGTTACCAGGCGTTCGAGGACCGGATGGCCGGGCGGTCGAACGATCCGCTTTACACCCGCGTCCAGAATCCCACGGTGGCGGCCTTTGAAGACCTGGTTGCGGCGGCCGAACAGGGAGAGGCGGCGGTCGGCTTCGCCTCGGGCATGGCGGCCATCTCATCGACCGTTTTCGCCTTTGTCCGGCCCGGCGACCGGATCGCCTGCGTGGAACATGTCTATCCGGATGCCTATCGCCTCTTCGAACGGCTGATGCGGCCGTTCGGCGTGGAGGTGAGCTACCATCCCGTCGAGGCATTCGAGAAGGATCCGGACCTCCTGGCGGGCGTGAAGCTCGCCTATCTGGAAAGCCCGAATTCGGTGGTCTTCCAGGCCATGGATCTCGGCGCCGTGGCCGCCCATGCAAAGAGACACGGGACCCTGACGGCTGTCGACAATTCCTGGGCGACGCCGCTGTTTCAGCGGCCGCTGACGCTCGGTATTGATATCGTCATTCATTCGGCGTCCAAATATATCTCCGGCCATTCGGACACTGTGGCCGGGGTGGTGGTGGCCCGCGCCGAGCTCGTCAACCGGATCCGGGACCTGAGCCTGCCGCTGCTCGGCGGCAAGCTGGCGCCCTTCGAGGCGTTTCTGCTGACGAGGGGCCTGCGCACGCTCGGTGCCCGCATGCGCCAGCACCAGGCGAGCGCGGATTTCTTCGTCGACAGGCTGTCATGCCATCCCAGCGTGACGGCGGTCCTTTCGCCGGGTCCCAATATGGTCCCCGGACTGACCGGGCGCTCCGGCCTGATGTCGGTGGAACTGGACGAGAGCATCGATATTCCCCGCCTTGCGGATGCGCTGAAACTGTTCCGGCTCGGGGTGAGCTGGGGCGGCTTCGAAAGTCTGATCCTGCCCGTGCAGATCGGCCTGCGCCAGGCGGGCGAAATGAATTCCATGCAGCGCTTTGGCGTCTCCGGCAGGCTCGTGCGCCTGAGCCTGGGGCTGGAAGACCCCAACGACCTTTGGGCCGATTTCGAAGCGGCCCTGAGAGAAAGCGTCCGGTAA